The following proteins come from a genomic window of Nostoc sp. TCL26-01:
- a CDS encoding YdiU family protein: MTLAETPNTANRQNPLLTLNYEPALQTLGDDYYDEVAAAEFPQHILRWRNDALLPKLGLDPLNVTDEDFVTAFGKFQGRKPFLALRYHGYQFGEYNPQLGDGRGFLYGQVRGTDGELYDFGTKGSGRTPYSRGGDGMLTLKGGVREVLAAEALHHLGVRTSRCLTMIETGLSLWRGDEPSPTRSSVMVRMNRSHIRFGTFERLHYLQRPDLTQKLLDHVIEYYYQHLVGETDRYALFYAELVKRVAELVAQWMAAGFCHAVLNTDNMSITGESFDYGPYAFIPTYNPHFTAAYFDYYGRYCYIHQPSICQLNLEMLQTPLKTIINQADMELGLSRFVKYYLAEYRNLMLKKLGFAKLASPAADDLLKLTIKFLQDSQVGYHQFFSEMARTFSSKWRDEPGLVLSSSDIVPVSGTDATFDNWCILYHKILNDFDPEQMHIIAQTLTTSNPRTVLSRPVIESIWEPITQENNWQPFDDLVQRLQRRD; this comes from the coding sequence ATGACTTTAGCTGAAACTCCCAACACTGCAAACCGACAAAATCCGCTTCTGACTCTCAACTACGAACCAGCCCTGCAAACCTTGGGTGATGACTACTACGACGAAGTAGCAGCAGCCGAATTTCCTCAACACATCCTCCGCTGGCGTAACGACGCACTTCTACCAAAACTGGGATTAGATCCCTTAAATGTGACAGACGAAGATTTCGTCACCGCTTTTGGTAAATTTCAGGGACGTAAACCCTTTTTAGCATTGCGTTATCACGGCTATCAATTCGGTGAATATAATCCACAGTTGGGTGATGGTAGGGGCTTTTTGTATGGACAAGTCCGGGGTACTGATGGCGAATTGTATGACTTTGGGACAAAAGGTTCCGGGAGAACGCCTTATTCTCGTGGTGGTGATGGTATGCTCACACTCAAAGGCGGAGTCAGAGAAGTTTTAGCCGCAGAAGCATTACATCATTTGGGTGTACGTACTTCGCGTTGTCTCACCATGATTGAAACCGGCTTATCTCTCTGGCGTGGTGATGAACCTTCACCGACTCGTTCATCTGTGATGGTGAGGATGAACCGTTCTCATATTCGCTTTGGCACATTTGAGCGTTTGCACTATCTCCAACGTCCAGATTTAACTCAAAAGTTATTAGACCATGTGATTGAGTATTACTACCAACATTTAGTGGGAGAAACAGATAGATACGCTTTATTTTATGCCGAATTAGTTAAACGAGTAGCAGAATTAGTTGCTCAGTGGATGGCTGCAGGCTTTTGTCATGCTGTCCTCAATACAGATAATATGTCCATTACTGGGGAAAGTTTTGACTACGGCCCTTATGCTTTTATTCCTACTTATAATCCTCATTTTACAGCAGCATATTTTGATTATTACGGACGCTACTGTTACATTCATCAGCCAAGTATATGTCAATTAAATTTAGAAATGCTGCAAACGCCATTAAAGACAATTATTAATCAAGCTGATATGGAATTAGGATTATCTAGATTTGTTAAATATTATTTGGCAGAATATCGCAATTTAATGTTAAAAAAGTTAGGCTTTGCAAAATTAGCATCTCCAGCAGCTGATGATCTGTTAAAGTTAACCATTAAATTTTTGCAAGATAGTCAAGTTGGTTATCATCAATTTTTTTCAGAGATGGCTCGGACATTTTCATCTAAATGGAGAGATGAGCCGGGATTGGTGTTAAGTAGCTCAGATATTGTTCCTGTTTCAGGTACAGATGCAACTTTCGATAATTGGTGTATACTTTACCATAAAATCTTGAATGATTTTGACCCTGAGCAAATGCACATAATTGCTCAAACTCTCACTACCTCTAATCCGCGAACTGTGTTATCAAGACCTGTGATTGAGTCGATTTGGGAACCAATTACTCAAGAGAATAATTGGCAACCTTTTGATGATTTAGTCCAGAGACTTCAGCGAAGAGATTAG
- the ftsE gene encoding cell division ATP-binding protein FtsE, whose product MPVLTNPETANQTESKTQPQSYSTSNMVQLRSVTKTYSNNCHALLDINLEVKQKEFLFITGPSGSGKSTLLKLLYGEELPTQGEVIVNDFNVAGLRGDRLSLLRRRIGIVFQDYKLIPQRTVAENVSFVLQAQGYTRKEIHRRLEPTLKLVGLLAKANCFPDQLSGGEQQRVSIARAIVATPPLLLADEPTGNLDPDNSWQVMQILQKLNSFGATVIVTTHDEQLVRRCNHPVVQVRNGKLYRQLK is encoded by the coding sequence ATGCCTGTATTAACAAATCCAGAGACTGCTAATCAAACAGAATCTAAGACTCAACCGCAAAGTTATAGTACTAGTAACATGGTGCAATTGCGCTCTGTGACTAAGACTTACAGTAACAACTGTCATGCTTTGCTGGATATTAACTTAGAGGTGAAGCAGAAAGAATTTTTGTTTATTACAGGGCCGAGTGGTTCTGGTAAGTCAACACTGCTCAAATTGTTGTATGGTGAGGAGCTACCCACACAAGGAGAAGTGATTGTCAATGATTTTAATGTAGCAGGTTTAAGGGGCGATCGCCTGTCGTTATTGCGGCGAAGAATTGGCATTGTGTTTCAAGATTACAAGCTGATTCCCCAAAGAACAGTAGCAGAAAATGTATCTTTCGTCTTACAAGCTCAAGGCTACACCCGTAAGGAAATTCACAGACGTTTAGAACCAACATTAAAATTAGTTGGGTTACTTGCTAAAGCTAACTGTTTTCCTGATCAACTTTCTGGAGGGGAACAACAGCGAGTCAGTATTGCACGGGCCATTGTTGCCACACCACCGTTATTATTAGCTGATGAACCTACAGGTAATCTTGATCCTGATAACTCCTGGCAAGTAATGCAGATTCTCCAGAAGTTAAACTCTTTTGGGGCTACAGTTATTGTCACTACCCACGATGAACAATTAGTCCGTCGTTGCAATCATCCTGTGGTACAAGTTCGTAATGGTAAGCTGTATCGACAATTAAAGTGA
- a CDS encoding alpha/beta fold hydrolase — protein sequence MFQPLGFEQRSIITSLGKIVYYTDTGALWQENRIDHEQETLLFLHGFGGGSSAYEWSKVYPAFATEYRILAPDLIGWGQSEHPVRNYAIEDYLTTIREFIEQTCIGPVTAIASSLTAAFTIRVAIAHPNLFKSLILVTPSGLADFGEDYSRSFFAQLAGVPILDRLLYSTGVATSTGIRSFLEQRQFAQANRVYEEIVEAYLQSAQQHNAEYAALSFVRGDLCFDLALYIQQLLTPTAIIWGQKSQFTGPEIGRRLAEKNPQAIRVFQQLENTGLTPQLELPAVTIGLIKKFLPLLN from the coding sequence ATGTTTCAACCACTCGGATTTGAACAACGCTCAATCATTACCTCACTAGGTAAAATAGTATACTACACTGATACAGGCGCACTATGGCAGGAAAACCGGATAGACCATGAGCAAGAAACTTTATTGTTTTTACATGGCTTTGGCGGCGGGTCTTCTGCTTATGAGTGGTCGAAAGTTTATCCGGCTTTTGCTACTGAATATCGCATACTAGCACCAGATTTAATTGGTTGGGGTCAATCTGAGCATCCAGTGCGGAATTATGCAATTGAGGATTATTTAACAACAATTCGTGAGTTTATTGAGCAGACTTGCATCGGGCCAGTCACTGCGATCGCTTCTTCACTGACAGCAGCATTTACAATTAGAGTAGCGATCGCTCATCCAAATTTGTTTAAGTCTTTAATTCTAGTCACACCTTCTGGGCTAGCTGATTTTGGTGAGGACTATTCCCGCAGCTTTTTTGCCCAATTAGCAGGTGTTCCCATTCTTGACCGCTTACTATACAGTACAGGTGTTGCCACTAGTACAGGTATTCGCAGTTTTCTCGAACAACGGCAATTTGCCCAAGCTAACCGAGTCTATGAAGAAATTGTCGAAGCCTACCTGCAATCTGCCCAGCAACACAATGCTGAGTACGCAGCACTCTCTTTTGTTAGGGGTGACTTATGTTTTGATTTAGCCCTTTACATTCAACAACTACTCACTCCCACAGCAATCATCTGGGGACAAAAGTCTCAATTCACCGGCCCAGAAATCGGTCGTCGCTTGGCAGAAAAAAATCCTCAAGCAATCAGAGTCTTTCAACAACTGGAAAATACTGGATTAACCCCACAACTAGAACTACCAGCCGTCACTATTGGTTTGATCAAAAAGTTTCTACCCTTACTTAATTAA
- a CDS encoding armadillo-type fold-containing protein, with translation MVKALSSWQQLINQILNWQLPELKTKAIKQPKLQRFSEPGGLLGLLTILVVMLLWNWKLLLALLMGIGMMLFVYSMQKWDWQKHWGEIHRFFHGTNRRLVIAVSSGGVATLSTYVAAAIWTESDSPWIAASAIAQGLGTLLTLILLVWQIVKFSSDREENHLEQLLLNLTAADALKRLITLRRLTRIIDTQQIDSVWQRDIQQCLQLLLTREEETVVRDAAFESLQALERISSQPSTPLPNLTPLSNKVKIKISHP, from the coding sequence GTGGTAAAGGCTTTGTCTTCTTGGCAGCAATTGATCAACCAGATTTTAAACTGGCAGCTGCCAGAACTTAAGACTAAAGCCATCAAGCAACCCAAATTGCAGCGTTTCTCAGAACCAGGTGGTCTTTTGGGTTTGCTGACAATTTTAGTGGTAATGCTGTTGTGGAACTGGAAACTACTATTGGCACTGCTGATGGGGATTGGGATGATGTTATTTGTCTACTCAATGCAAAAATGGGATTGGCAAAAACACTGGGGAGAAATTCACAGATTTTTCCATGGAACCAACCGGAGACTAGTCATAGCAGTTAGTAGTGGAGGTGTAGCAACTCTCAGCACATACGTAGCGGCAGCTATTTGGACTGAGTCTGATAGTCCGTGGATAGCAGCTAGTGCGATCGCTCAAGGTTTAGGAACTTTGTTAACCTTAATTTTACTAGTTTGGCAAATAGTTAAATTCTCCAGCGATCGAGAAGAAAATCACCTTGAGCAGTTGTTGCTCAATCTCACAGCAGCAGACGCACTCAAACGATTAATCACCTTACGCCGATTAACTAGAATTATCGACACTCAGCAAATTGATTCAGTATGGCAACGAGACATTCAGCAATGCTTACAACTACTACTAACTCGTGAAGAAGAAACCGTAGTTCGAGACGCAGCTTTTGAGAGTTTACAAGCCTTAGAACGCATTTCATCACAACCATCAACCCCTTTACCCAATCTCACACCACTATCAAATAAAGTCAAAATCAAAATTTCCCACCCATGA